The genome window TTTTTCGCATGCCAGGCTACTAATGCAGCAATATGCGCCGCTTGAACAGACTTAAACAATAATTTTGAGCCAAAAAACATTGACTGACCTAAATCTGTGGCAATCAATACCGGGCGTTCCACTTCTTCTTTAAACAGTTTGGTGTGGGTTTCACCGGTACGTGCAGTAACACGCCAGTCAATTGCTCGAATATCATCGCCAGTTTGGTAATGTCTTACTTCATCAAACTCCATACCTCTGCCTTTGGTGCGGGCGAGGTAATTACCGGATAAATGCCCATGCAAAGCTTTTTTAGGCGCTAGATTTAACAGTGATGCTTTGCCCTGATAAGGTAAAAGCTCGTCAATTGTTAAATTGATGCCATTACTGTGCAAGGCATTAAGTTGTTCACTTATGCCAAGATTAGCGTCAAAGTTTTGGTGTTTATTCCACCACATATTTTTTATACCTGTCACTTTCTTTGATTTTTATTTTTCTAGGTAACTTGTGGATTATCCAACGGCTACTAAGGTTAAAATGCGATCAAGAACTTGATTGGTCGTAATACCTTCGGCTTCGGCTTGATAGGTAAGCATTAATCGATGGCGTAAACAGTTATGAAATACTGCTTGAATGTCTTCAGGACTAACAAAGTCGCGACCGTTAAGCCATGCGCGTGCACGTGAACATCTATCTAAGGCAATAGTTGCACGAGGGCTAGCGCCATAGGCTAACCATTTGCCGAGATTATCATCATATTTTTCACCATCACGAGTCGCCATGATCAAATCAACAATGTATTGCTCAAGTACTGGTGCCAGATAAATTTCTAGTGTTTCTTTGCGCGCAGTAAATATCTCAGCCTGGCTGATATTGGTTAATGGTGTTTTTTTCTCATTTAGCGCTTCGCCGCGATTCAATCGTAAAATTTCCAGCTCAGATGCTGCGTTTGGATAATCGATTTCCAAATGCATTAAAAAGCGATCAAGTTGAGCTTCTGGCAGCGGGTAAGTACCTTCTTGCTCTAATGGGTTTTGTGTTGCCATTACTAAAAATAAGTCAGGTAATTTGTAAGTGGTTTTACCTACGGTTACTTGGCCTTCAGCCATTGCCTCTAATAAAGCGGACTGAACTTTTGCCGGTGCCCGGTTAATTTCATCGGCTAATATCAAGTTTTGAAATAATGGTCCGTGTTGAAAAACGAAGGTGCCGTCTTCTGGGCGGTAAATGTCGGTTCCGGTTAAATCAGCAGGTAATAAGTCAGGAGTAAATTGAATGCGGTGAAAGTCTGCATCAACACCATCAGCTAACGAGTTAATTGCTCGTGTTTTTGCTAAACCAGGGGGGCCTTCTACAATAAGGTGACCGTCGGCTAATAGCGCGATTAGTAAATTTTCAACAAGTGCGTGCTGACCTACAATTTGCTCACTTAAGTGTTCTTGTAGTTTAGAGAATTGTTCGATTGCCATAATAATTATTATTTTCCGTAACAGCAGTTAAATACAGTAATTGTGCTTATGTTTTATATATAAGGATCATGGTATGCGAAATCAATGCTTTTAAAAAGACTCATTTGCAGATAGAATCAAATAAAACTATCAGGTCGGACCACTTTTGGTTTTTGCTTACAATTTGGCAAATTTATTGACGATAATAAAGGAAACATAATGGGAACTCAGCAAAACGTAAAAACAGCTCACGGTGAACGCATTGCAGTTGTTGCAGGCTTAAGAACACCGTTTGTGAAACAAGCGACAGACTTTCACGGCATACCCGCTCTAGATTTAGGCTCTATGGTAGTTAATGAACTTATTGCAAAAAGTGATATCGATCCGGCGATTATTGAACAACTAGTTTTTGGTCAAGTGGTGCAAATGCCAAAAGCACCAAACATTGCTCGTGAAATCGTGCTTGCCACGCAAATGAATGTTGCTACCGATGCTTATAGTGTTTCTCGTGCGTGTGCGACCAGCTTCCAATCAACAGTTAATGTTGCTGAAAATATCATGCTAGGTAATATTGATGTCGGTATTGCTGGCGGCGCAGATTCAATGTCGGTACCACCTATTACTGTGACCAAAAAATTAGCTCGAACCTTATTAGATTTATCAAAAGCTAAAACCTTTGGTCAAAAAGCTAAACTTATTACCAGCTTAAAATTAAAGGATTTAATGCCAGAGCCACCAGCAGTTGCTGAATACTCTACTGGCCTTTCAATGGGGCAAACGGCCGAACAAATGGCTAAAAGCCACGGTATAAGCCGAGAGGAGCAAGATGCTCTAGCACATCGTTCGCATACGTTAGCGGCTAAAACATGGAGTGAAGGCAAGCTTAACGATGAAGTCATGACTGCCCATTGTGAACCGTATAAAAGAATCGTGACTCAAGACAACTGTTTTAGAGAAAATTCAGAGTTATCAGGATACGCCAGACTTCGCCCAGTGTTTGATCGCAAGCACGGCTCCGTTACCGCAGCTAATTCCACTGCATTAACCGATGGCGCTTCTGCGGTTATTTTAATGCGAGAAGGGCGTGCGAAAGAGCTAGGTTATAACATTTTAGGCTACATACGTTCATATGCATTTACCGCAATCGATGTTTGGGAAGATATGTTAATGGGTCCATCGTATGCTACGCCTCTTGCTTTACAACGCGCAGGCTTAACACTTGCTGATTTAGATTTAATTGAAATGCATGAAGCCTTTGCCGCGCAAACATTGGCTAACGTAAAAATGTTTGGCAGTACAAAGTTTGCCCAAGAGAAGCTTGGTTTAGATAAAGCCATTGGTGATATCGATATGGACAAGTTTAATGTACTGGGTGGCTCACTTGCCTATGGTCATCCGTTCGCCGCAACTGGTACAAGACTAATTACCCAAACCTTAAACGAATTAAAACGCCGGGGCGGTGGTCTTGGACTAACAACAGCTTGTGCTGCCGGTGGTTTAGGCGCAGCAATGATTTTGGAAGTGGAGTAAGCACATGACTGATGCGATTAAAGAAACAACTCAAACAGGAAATTCTACGTTTACGTTAACACCACAAGATAATGGTATTGCGCTGTTAAAAATTGATGTGCCGAATGAGACTATGAACGTACTCAAGGCAGAGTTTGCTGAGCAAATACAAGATATTTTGCAACAAGTTAAAAGCGATAGTTCAATTACCGGTTTAGTTATTTATAGCGGTAAAAGTAACTCTTTCGTTGCCGGCGCAGATATCAGCATGTTGGATAAATGTGAAACTGCCGAGCAAGCAATTGAAATTGCAGCAGGTGGCCAAATGATCTTCAACCAACTTGAGCAATTACCTATTCCTGTTGTTGCTGCTATTAACGGCCCATGTTTAGGCGGTGGCTTAGAGCTTGCTATGGCATGTCATATGCGCGTGTGTAGTGACTCGAATAAAACTGTTTTAGGTTTACCAGAAGTACAACTTGGTTTACTGCCTGGTAGCGGTGGTACGCAGCGGTTGCCAAAACTCGTTGGCTTACAAAAATCTTTAGATATGATGCTAACAGGTAAGCAATTACGAGCGAAACAAGCATTAAAAGCGGACCTAGTGTCAGATGTAGTACCCAATTCAGTTCTATTAGATGTTGCCATTAAAATGGCACAAAACGGTAAACGCAAAGCTAATAGAAAAGTGAACTTTGTTGAAAAAGCATTGGAGTCTAACCCTTGGGGCAGAAAGATAGTGTTCGATCAGGCGACAAAGACGGTGCTAGCCAAAACTAAAGGCAATTATCCTGCGCCTTTAAAAATTATCGACTGTATCCGCACTGGCTATGAAAAAGGCATCACGAAAGGTTTAGCCATAGAGGCAAATAACTTTGGCGATCTCACCCAAACGCCAGAATCTAAACAGTTGCGTAATTTGTTTTTTGCTACAACGGAAATGAAAAAAGAGCAGGGCGTTGCTGGCGTCGCGCCAGTTAAAGTAAATAAAGTAGGCGTGTTAGGCGGCGGTTTAATGGGCGGCGGTATTGCTTATGTTTCAGCAAATAATGCTAAAACGCCGGTGCGTATAAAAGATATCAATCATACCGGCATTTCACATGCACTTAAGTACAGTTTTGATATTTTAAATAAAAAAGTGAAACGCAGGTTTATGTCCAGCAGTACCATGCAAAAGCAGCTGAATATGGTCACTGGGACTGTAGATTATAGCGGATTTAAAGATGCTGATTTAATTATTGAAGCAGTATATGAAGATTTAGCGCTTAAGCAGTCTATGGTGGCCGATATTGAAGAAAACTGCAAAGATGGAATAATCTTTGCCAGTAACACCTCTTCATTACCAATTAACCAAATAGCAGCAAAAGCAGCTAAGCCTGAAAATGTTATTGGCCTTCACTATTTCTCACCTGTAGACAAAATGCCACTGGCTGAAATTATTGCTCATGAGAAAACATCCGACGAAACTATCTCTACAACAGTTGCTTATGCTAAGCGCCAGGGTAAAACACCTATTGTTGTTAAAGATAAAGCCGGTTTTTATGTAAATCGAATTTTAGCGCCCTACGTTAATGAAGCGGCCAATATTTTATTAGCTGGTGAGCCAATAGAAAAAATTGACCGGGCGTTAGTTAAGTTTGGTTTTCCTGTTGGTCCGATCAAATTACTAGATGAAGTAGGTATTGATATTGGTGCTAAAATTAGTCCAATTTTAGTCGCTGAGTTAGGCGAGCGATTTAAAGCTCCTGATGCTTTTGATAAACTGATTGATGACAATCGTAAAGGCCGTAAAACTAAAAAAGGCTTTTATAATTACGTTGGCAAAAAAGCCAACGGTAAAGATGTTGATGAAAGTGTCTATTCATTATTAGGTATTCAACCAACCAGCAAATTGACAGCTGAAGAAATTCATCAGCGTTGTGTACTGTTAATGGTGAATGAAGCTGTGCGTTGTTTAGATGAGGGGATTATCCGCAATGCTAGAGATGGCGATATAGGAACAATTTTCGGTATAGGGTTCCCTCCGTTTATCGGCGGACCATTTAGATACCTTGATAGTTTAGGCGCCACCACAGTTGTTGAAAAGTTAACAACTTATAAAGAAAAGTATGGTGATCATTTCGAACCATGTGCAGCATTAGTTAAAATGGCAGAAACTAGTCAAACTTGTTATTAATAAATAATTAATAAAATGCGGTAAGCAATTGCCGCTTTATCGACTAAGGGGCAATTTATTGCCTC of Thalassotalea fonticola contains these proteins:
- a CDS encoding AAA family ATPase — encoded protein: MAIEQFSKLQEHLSEQIVGQHALVENLLIALLADGHLIVEGPPGLAKTRAINSLADGVDADFHRIQFTPDLLPADLTGTDIYRPEDGTFVFQHGPLFQNLILADEINRAPAKVQSALLEAMAEGQVTVGKTTYKLPDLFLVMATQNPLEQEGTYPLPEAQLDRFLMHLEIDYPNAASELEILRLNRGEALNEKKTPLTNISQAEIFTARKETLEIYLAPVLEQYIVDLIMATRDGEKYDDNLGKWLAYGASPRATIALDRCSRARAWLNGRDFVSPEDIQAVFHNCLRHRLMLTYQAEAEGITTNQVLDRILTLVAVG
- the fadI gene encoding acetyl-CoA C-acyltransferase FadI; translation: MGTQQNVKTAHGERIAVVAGLRTPFVKQATDFHGIPALDLGSMVVNELIAKSDIDPAIIEQLVFGQVVQMPKAPNIAREIVLATQMNVATDAYSVSRACATSFQSTVNVAENIMLGNIDVGIAGGADSMSVPPITVTKKLARTLLDLSKAKTFGQKAKLITSLKLKDLMPEPPAVAEYSTGLSMGQTAEQMAKSHGISREEQDALAHRSHTLAAKTWSEGKLNDEVMTAHCEPYKRIVTQDNCFRENSELSGYARLRPVFDRKHGSVTAANSTALTDGASAVILMREGRAKELGYNILGYIRSYAFTAIDVWEDMLMGPSYATPLALQRAGLTLADLDLIEMHEAFAAQTLANVKMFGSTKFAQEKLGLDKAIGDIDMDKFNVLGGSLAYGHPFAATGTRLITQTLNELKRRGGGLGLTTACAAGGLGAAMILEVE
- the fadJ gene encoding fatty acid oxidation complex subunit alpha FadJ encodes the protein MTDAIKETTQTGNSTFTLTPQDNGIALLKIDVPNETMNVLKAEFAEQIQDILQQVKSDSSITGLVIYSGKSNSFVAGADISMLDKCETAEQAIEIAAGGQMIFNQLEQLPIPVVAAINGPCLGGGLELAMACHMRVCSDSNKTVLGLPEVQLGLLPGSGGTQRLPKLVGLQKSLDMMLTGKQLRAKQALKADLVSDVVPNSVLLDVAIKMAQNGKRKANRKVNFVEKALESNPWGRKIVFDQATKTVLAKTKGNYPAPLKIIDCIRTGYEKGITKGLAIEANNFGDLTQTPESKQLRNLFFATTEMKKEQGVAGVAPVKVNKVGVLGGGLMGGGIAYVSANNAKTPVRIKDINHTGISHALKYSFDILNKKVKRRFMSSSTMQKQLNMVTGTVDYSGFKDADLIIEAVYEDLALKQSMVADIEENCKDGIIFASNTSSLPINQIAAKAAKPENVIGLHYFSPVDKMPLAEIIAHEKTSDETISTTVAYAKRQGKTPIVVKDKAGFYVNRILAPYVNEAANILLAGEPIEKIDRALVKFGFPVGPIKLLDEVGIDIGAKISPILVAELGERFKAPDAFDKLIDDNRKGRKTKKGFYNYVGKKANGKDVDESVYSLLGIQPTSKLTAEEIHQRCVLLMVNEAVRCLDEGIIRNARDGDIGTIFGIGFPPFIGGPFRYLDSLGATTVVEKLTTYKEKYGDHFEPCAALVKMAETSQTCY